The following proteins come from a genomic window of Panthera leo isolate Ple1 chromosome E2, P.leo_Ple1_pat1.1, whole genome shotgun sequence:
- the STRN4 gene encoding striatin-4 isoform X4, translated as MQQAQVAFLQGERKGQENLKTDLVRRIKMLEYALKQERAKYHKLKFGTDLNQGEKKPELAEQVSNGPMESVTLENSPLVWKEGRQLLRQYLEEVGYTDTILDMRSKRVRSLLGRSLELNGAVEPSEGGSRATPGPGGLSGGESLLVKQIEEQIKRNAAGKDGKERLGGSVLEQIPFLQSCEDEDSDEDDELDSVQHKKQRVKLPSKALVPEMEDEDEEDDSEDAINEFDFLGSGEDGEGSPDPRRCAAEGTHHELAPCFVPAESRRVKLQGILADLRDVDGLPPKVTGPPPGTPQPRPHEGSFGFSSDVFIMDTIGGGEVSLGDLADLTVTNDNDLSCDLSDSKDAFKKTWNPKFTLRSHYDGVRSLAFHHSQAALLTASEDGTLKLWNLQKAVTAKKNAALDVEPIHAFRAHRGPVLAVAMGSNSEYCYSGGADARIHSWKIPDLNVDPYDGYDPSVLSHVLEGHGDAVWGLAFSPTSQRLASCSADGTIRIWDPSSSSPTCLCTFLTASDHGIPTSVAFTSTEPAHIVASFRSGDTVLYDLEAGSALLSLESRGNSGPTQINQVVSHPNQPLTITAHDDRGIRFLDSRTGKSVHSMVAHLDAVTCLAVDPNGVFLMSGSHDCSLRLWSLDNKTCVQEITAHRKKHEEAIHAVACHPSKALIASAGADALAKVFV; from the exons ATGCAGCAA GCTCAGGTAGCCTTCctccagggagaaaggaaagggcaaGAGAACCTCAAGACAGACCTGGTGCGACGGATCAAGATGTTGGAGTATGCGCTGAAGCAGGAAAG GGCCAAGTATCACAAGTTGAAGTTCGGGACGGACCTGAACCAGGGGGAGAAGAAGCCAGAACTGGCAGAACAAG TTTCCAATGGCCCCATGGAGTCGGTCACCCTGGAGAACAGCCCGCTGGTGTGGAAGGAGGGGCGCCAGCTTCTCCGACA GTACCTGGAGGAGGTGGGCTACACGGACACCATCCTGGACATGCGGTCCAAACGCGTGCGGTCCCTACTGGGTCGCTCGTTGGAGCTCAACGGGGCCGTGGAGCCCAGCGAAGGTGGCTCCAGGGCCACGCCAggccccggggggctcagtggcGGTGAGTCGCTGCTGGTGAAACAGATCGAAGAGCAGATCAAAAG GAACGCGGCAGGCAAAGATGGCAAagagcgcctgggcggctcggtgcTGGAGCAGATCCCCTTCCTGCAGAGCTGTGAGGACGAGGACAGTGACGAGGACGACGAGTTGGACAGTGTGCAGCACAAGAAACAGCGGGTGAAG CTGCCCTCCAAGGCCCTGGTGCCTGAAAtggaggacgaggacgaggaggatGACTCTGAAGATGCCATCAACGAGTTCGATTTCTTGGGCTCgggagaggatggggagggcTCTCCGGACCCTCGACGATGTGCCGCAGAGGGGACCCACCACGAGTTGG CCCCGTGCTTTGTCCCTGCAGAAAGCCGGCGGGTCAAACTGCAGGGAATTTTGGCCGACCTTCGGGATGTGGATGGGCTGCCCCCTAAAGTGACGGGTCCCCCTCCTGGCACACCCCAGCCCCGGCCACACGAAG GTTCCTTTGGCTTCTCCTCAGACGTTTTCATCATGGACACTATCGGGGGCGGGGAGGTGAGCCTGGGGGACTTGGCGGATCTCACCGTCACCAACGACAACGACCTCAGCTGTGAT CTCTCTGACAGCAAAGATGCCTTTAAGAAGACGTGGAACCCCAAATTCACCCTGCGCTCACACTACGACGGCGTGCGCTCCCTGGCTTTCCACCACAGCCAGGCCGCCCTGCTCACCGCCTCTGAGGACGGCACGCTCAAGCTCTGGAACCTGCAGAAAGCCGTCACGGCCAAGAA gaaCGCCgcgctggatgtggagcctatcCACGCCTTCCGGGCTCACAG GGGCCCTGTGTTGGCAGTAGCCATGGGCAGCAACAGCGAGTACTGCTACAGCGGCGGGGCCGACGCCCGCATCCACAGCTGGAAGATTCCGGACCTCAACGTGGACCCCTATGACGGCTACG ACCCGAGTGTGCTGAGCCACGTGCTGGAGGGCCACGGGGACGCTGTATGGGGCCTAGCCTTCAGCCCCACCTCCCAGCGCCTGGCCTCCTGCTCTGCTGACGGCACCATCCGCATCTGGGACCCGAGCAGCAGCAGCCCAACCTGCCTCTGTACCTTCCTCACAGCCAGCG ATCATGGGATCCCCACCTCAGTGGCCTTCACCAGCACCGAGCCCGCCCACATCGTGGCCTCCTTCCGCTCTGGCGACACGGTCTTGTACGATCTGGAGGCTGGCAGTGCCCTCCTCTCGTTGGAGTCCCGGGGGAACAGTG gccCAACCCAAATCAACCAGGTGGTGAGTCACCCAAACCAGCCCCTCACCATCACCGCCCACGACGACAGAGGCATCCGCTTCCTGGACAGCCGGACAG GGAAATCCGTGCACTCTATGGTTGCCCACCTGGACGCGGTCACCTGCCTAGCCGTGGACCCCAATGGCGTGTTCCTGATGTCGGGAA GCCATGACTGCTCCCTGCGTCTGTGGAGCCTGGACAACAAAACATGCGTGCAGGAGATCACGGCCCACCGCAAGAAGCACGAGGAGGCCATCCACGCCGTCGCGTGCCACCCCAGCAAGGCCCTCATTGCCAGCGCAGGCGCCGACGCCCTGGCCAAGGTCTTCGTATGA
- the LOC122207712 gene encoding uncharacterized protein LOC122207712 isoform X2, which produces MEREVRSLAWGAGSRRGLGRSHLDPDRSGCSLSGVPTSVWDHVCPCHSSVSRVPGAAQHRVPPSVGAWGTHRARTLELGSRRIRMCPRLGPLILFVVSPVPLGIFTPFSALTSSSSGRPARSSQQRSSLTYTPSGFCVCPRTCPAGPAGEAHQTGVSRLPGPALSPGRPLVTRLFFQRPLRLPQWPLAWLCAFGHVILFVLAAVSGAHRLCLWVVEDFFNVNSCLWSPWLRWGWPHPVLGGGSVRSAGHGGQNGTARDTSVVGPGERLFTLQASAEPWPHQGLSGHAGQSLREGGGGRRVPSLWSSHTGQWLAPHGRLSDFDSTDA; this is translated from the exons ATGGAGAGAGAGGTCCGGTCCCTGGCATGGGGAGCCGGCAGCCGGAGGGGGCTG GGTCGGAGCCATCTGGACCCGGACCGCTCTGGGTGCTCCCTGTCTGGTGTCCCCACGTCTGTGTGGGACCACGTCTGTCCTTGCCACAGCTCTGTCTCCAGGGTCCCCGGTGCGGCCCAGCATAGGGTCCCGCCTAGCGTAGGCGCTTGGGGAACGCACAGAGCCAGGACTCTGGAGCTGGGTTCCAGGAGAATCAGGATGTGTCCGAGGCTGGGGCCTCTGATCCTGTTCGTGGTCTCTCCCGTGCCTCTTGGGATTTTCACTCCTTTTTCAGCTCTTACCTCATCCTCCTCTGGGAGGCCTGCCCGCTCCTCCCAGCAGAGATCATCGCTGACTTACACTCCCTCAGGCTTTTGTGTCTGTCCCCGCACTTGTCCCGCGGGCCCTGCGGGGGAGGCTCATCAGACAGGGGTCTCGCGCCTCCCCGGGCCCGCTCTCTCACCCGGGAGACCTTTAGTGACCAGACTGTTCTTCCAAAGACCTCTAAGGCTCCCGCAGTGGCCACTGGCCTGGCTGTGTGCCTTCGGGCATGTGATCCTCTTTGTCTTAGCGGCAGTTTCAGGGGCTCACCGTCTCTGTCTCTGGGTTGTTGAGGATTTCTTTAACGTGAATTCGTGCCTGTGGAGTCCTTGGCTACGCTGGGGCTGGCCGCACCCGGTGCTCGGTGGTGGCAGTGTTCGCAGCGCTGGGCACGGTGGGCAGAACGGAACGGCACGGGACACCTCTGTCGTGGGCCCTGGAGAACGCCTGTTTACGCTTCAGGCTTCTGCAGAGCCCTGGCCCCACCAGGGCCTCTCTGGGCACGCCGGCCAATCcttgagggaaggaggaggaggtcgCCGCGTCCCGTCCCTCTGGTCCTCCCACACGGGCCAGTGGCTGGCGCCTCACGGACGCCTGAGCGACTTTGACTCCACGGACGCATAG
- the LOC122207712 gene encoding uncharacterized protein LOC122207712 isoform X1: MEREVRSLAWGAGSRRGLVSSPVPRDVLPCGLREGGLCGAFPSEPFSASFSLTLAPLLRRPSTPPSLTSHRPFLPFPRQGRSHLDPDRSGCSLSGVPTSVWDHVCPCHSSVSRVPGAAQHRVPPSVGAWGTHRARTLELGSRRIRMCPRLGPLILFVVSPVPLGIFTPFSALTSSSSGRPARSSQQRSSLTYTPSGFCVCPRTCPAGPAGEAHQTGVSRLPGPALSPGRPLVTRLFFQRPLRLPQWPLAWLCAFGHVILFVLAAVSGAHRLCLWVVEDFFNVNSCLWSPWLRWGWPHTERHGTPLSWALENACLRFRLLQSPGPTRASLGTPANP, encoded by the exons ATGGAGAGAGAGGTCCGGTCCCTGGCATGGGGAGCCGGCAGCCGGAGGGGGCTGGTAAGCAGTCCTGTGCCAAGGGACGTGCTGCCATGCGGGCTGCGCGAAGGGGGCCTGTGTGGGGCCTTCCCATCAGagcccttctctgcctccttcagcCTCACCTTAGCGCCCCTCCTCCGCCGCCCCTCCACGCCACCTTCTCTGACCTCTCACCggcccttcctccccttccctcggCAGGGTCGGAGCCATCTGGACCCGGACCGCTCTGGGTGCTCCCTGTCTGGTGTCCCCACGTCTGTGTGGGACCACGTCTGTCCTTGCCACAGCTCTGTCTCCAGGGTCCCCGGTGCGGCCCAGCATAGGGTCCCGCCTAGCGTAGGCGCTTGGGGAACGCACAGAGCCAGGACTCTGGAGCTGGGTTCCAGGAGAATCAGGATGTGTCCGAGGCTGGGGCCTCTGATCCTGTTCGTGGTCTCTCCCGTGCCTCTTGGGATTTTCACTCCTTTTTCAGCTCTTACCTCATCCTCCTCTGGGAGGCCTGCCCGCTCCTCCCAGCAGAGATCATCGCTGACTTACACTCCCTCAGGCTTTTGTGTCTGTCCCCGCACTTGTCCCGCGGGCCCTGCGGGGGAGGCTCATCAGACAGGGGTCTCGCGCCTCCCCGGGCCCGCTCTCTCACCCGGGAGACCTTTAGTGACCAGACTGTTCTTCCAAAGACCTCTAAGGCTCCCGCAGTGGCCACTGGCCTGGCTGTGTGCCTTCGGGCATGTGATCCTCTTTGTCTTAGCGGCAGTTTCAGGGGCTCACCGTCTCTGTCTCTGGGTTGTTGAGGATTTCTTTAACGTGAATTCGTGCCTGTGGAGTCCTTGGCTACGCTGGGGCTGGCCGCAC ACGGAACGGCACGGGACACCTCTGTCGTGGGCCCTGGAGAACGCCTGTTTACGCTTCAGGCTTCTGCAGAGCCCTGGCCCCACCAGGGCCTCTCTGGGCACGCCGGCCAATCcttga